The Euleptes europaea isolate rEulEur1 chromosome 19, rEulEur1.hap1, whole genome shotgun sequence genome includes a window with the following:
- the NOL9 gene encoding polynucleotide 5'-hydroxyl-kinase NOL9, whose product MKTEARSILRAHLVPRAARVKLMKSFVSQCSLVLLERLDTPATRFILSHSDFSHVFRAKKQKLACLIPEDTALASAGIRRQVPEIGLVLSESSSSAIAELVRACQEEDEGCPVILVCGPKSVGKSTFNRYLINLLLNRLPCIEFLECDLGQTEFTPPGCISLINVTEPFLGPPFTHLRTARKMVYFGETSCEQETERYLDTLKYVFSAYERDVPLVINTMGWVKGAGLLLLIDIVRLLSPSHIVQISADSFKDMPQLSPEYTCSSTGLHTKGKGPLKCKSLGSATEDSELGRGQGNFHLPRSGHKLLCVQPEFPGAGIAGDGRTHSSVLRDMAVLSYLGQLQPSDVELVLPVHSLVPYQVPFSAVSIKVIHTDVAPAHILYSVNASWVGLCQVPDKVQCKEDGPVLLTQTPICDCLGFGIVRGVDMDKKLYHILTPVAPENLRLVNCLLIGNIPVPNCVFLNQELKGKYRTSRQNTTMAFQVPGN is encoded by the exons ATGAAGACGGAAGCCAGGTCCATCCTGAGAGCTCACCTTGTGCCACGAG CTGCGAGAGTCAAGCTGATGAAAAGCTTTGTTTCCCAGTGTTCCCTGGTTCTGTTGGAACGTCTGGACACTCCAGCGACAAGGTTCATCCTCAGCCACTCGGATTTTTCCCATGTTTTCAGAGCAAAG AAACAAAAACTTGCCTGTTTGATCCCAGAAGACACAGCCCTTGCTTCTGCTGGCATCAGGAGGCAGGTCCCGGAGATTGGGCTGGTCTTGTCAGAGAGCTCGTCTTCAGCCATTGCAGAGTTGGTCCGAGCGTGTCAGG AGGAAGATGAAGGCTGCCCAGTCATCCTTGTTTGTGGCCCCAAAAGTGTTGGCAAGTCCACTTTTAACAGATACCTGATCAATCTTCTGCTGAACCG CCTTCCCTGTATTGAATTTTTGGAATGCGATCTGGGGCAGACGGAGTTCACGCCTCCCGGCTGTATTTCTCTAATTAATGTGACGGAGCCGTTTCTGG GCCCACCATTCACTCACCTGCGTACGGCCCGCAAAATGGTATACTTTGGTGAAACCAGTTGCGAACAGGAGACCGAAAGATACCTTGACACACTGAAGTATGTGTTCAGTGCCTATGAGAGAGATGTGCCTCTGGTAATCAACACCATGGGATGGGTGAAAG GTGCCGGATTGCTCCTTCTGATCGACATTGTTCGGCTGTTGTCGCCCAGCCACATTGTTCAGATCAGTGCAGACAGCTTCAAAGACATGCCTCAGCTTTCCCCAGAGTATACCTGTAGCTCCACAGGCTTGCATACGAAAGGCAAAGGGCCCCTCAAATGCAAGAGCCTAGGGAGTGCGACAGAGGACTCGGAGCTGGGCAGAGGCCAAGGAAACTTCCACCTACCGCGTTCTGGGCACAAGCTGCTGTGTGTTCAGCCAGAGTTCCCCGGGGCTGGAATTGCTGGCGATGG GCGAACCCACAGCAGTGTCCTCCGGGACATGGCAGTCCTGTCATACCTGGGTCAGTTGCAGCCCTCCGACGTGGAATTGGTGCTTCCTGTGCACAGCCTGGTACCCTATCAG GTACCTTTCAGCGCTGTCTCCATCAAGGTTATCCATACAGACGTCGCTCCTGCCCACATACTGTATTCTGTCAACGCCAGCTGGGTCGGCCTTTGCCAGGTACCGGATAAGGTCCAGTGTAAAGAGGATGGGCCAGTCTTATTAACGCAGACACCGATCTGCGATTGCCTGGGCTTTG GAATTGTCCGAGGCGTGGACATGGACAAGAAACTCTATCATATTCTGACCCCAGTAGCTCCAGAGAATTTACGACTTGTGAATTGCTTACTAATTGGAAACATCCCTGTTCCTAACTGCGTGTTCCTGAACCAA GAATTGAAGGGGAAATACCGTACGTCACGTCAGAATACAACTATGGCATTTCAGGTGCCGGGAAATTGA